The Hemibagrus wyckioides isolate EC202008001 linkage group LG15, SWU_Hwy_1.0, whole genome shotgun sequence genome window below encodes:
- the si:dkey-261l7.2 gene encoding uncharacterized protein si:dkey-261l7.2, which translates to MPQVTGPILLQLALLLCALPAQYLIMEWTSGTAAQRILATQGILETWKSMRMSYLNMTVWVDWITSWMPKFPLLGVEDDLEEMHGEMMALEILMHGNNFGYFAASEVPRSPRPGYVLHRVGEVVMETQNHMVGVIVGWDEGLRAPPEWLKRKKYTESEVKRMENTPHYKILFSGPDPSSLMIGYLPQNVLQLFEGYMPEIPTLEQYFSHFNGKKFVMLDWLKALYPED; encoded by the exons ATGCCGCAGGTGACGGGGCCGATACTGCTGCAGCTCGCGCTGCTCCTGTGCGCCCTGCCCGCCCAGTATCTTATAATGGAGTGGACCAGCGGGACCGCCGCACAACGCATACTGGCAACtcaggg AATCCTTGAAACATGGAAAAGCATGAGGATGTCGTATCTAAACATGACGGTTTGGGTCGACTGGATCACTTCCTGGATGCCCAAATTTCC actGCTGGGAGTGGAGGATGATCTGGAGGAGATGCATGGAGAGATGATGGCGCTGGAGATACTGATGCACGGTAATAATTTCGGCTACTTTGCAG cTTCAGAGGTGCCACGCAGCCCCCGGCCAGGGTATGTGCTACACCGTGTTGGAGAGGTCGTCATGGAGACCCAGAATCACATGGTGGGGGTGATAGTGGGCTGGGATGAAGGACTACGTGCTCCTCCAGAGTGGTTAAAGAGGAAGAAGTACACCGAGTCGGAG gtgaagAGAATGGAGAACACCCCACACTACAAAATTTTGTTCAGTGGACCTGATCCTTCCTCTCTGATGATTGGATACCTGCCCCAGAATGTACTCCAACTCTTTGAAGGATACATG ccaGAAATCCCCACCCTGGAGCAGTATTTCTCCCACTTTAATGGGAAAAAATTTGTGATGCTCGACTGGCTGAAAGCTCTCTACCCAGAAGACtga
- the irak1bp1 gene encoding interleukin-1 receptor-associated kinase 1-binding protein 1 homolog produces the protein MAHSPVRVFASLVPATGAVSVDVKELEMNRGVKARCSRCAGRGRQVEVTGSAELCVPPDRAAVSVSVSNSKESAKDAANSVQRRLDYILHTGRQHGLREEDITVMKHLQREEALYCMQAEVSMVFSDFVKMQAVRSVLIEKLDRSVCVGDPRFSHSSESLSVLRRRVCAAAVENARLKAHEVCNLLGQALGRPLAVREEESREWRQEEGVTSTPSTLQEKVEQMSITASSHVFVTFELRPKDSMRKN, from the exons ATGGCGCACAGTCCGGTTCGAGTTTTCGCTTCTCTCGTACCGGCCACCGGCGctgtcagtgttgatgtgaagGAGCTGGAGATGAACCGGGGTGTGAAGGCGAGGTGTAGTCGGTGTGCTGGACGCGGGAGGCAGGTGGAGGTGACGGGCAGCGCGGAGCTCTGTGTTCCTCCTGACCGGGCTGCTGTTAGCGTCTCCGTGTCGAACAGTAAGGAAAGCGCTAAGGACGCCGCTAACAGCGTGCAGCGCAGACTGGACTACATCCTACACACCGGCCGCCAGCACGGGCTCAGG GAGGAGGACATCACGGTGATGAAACACTTGCAGAGAGAGGAAGCGCTGTACTGCATGCAGGCTGAG GTGAGCATGGTGTTTTCAGACTTTGTGAAGATGCAGGCTGTTCGCTCGGTGCTGATTGAAAAGCTGGACAGAAGCGTGTGTGTCGGGGATCCGCGTTTCTCCCACAGTTCAGAAAGCCTCAGCGTGTTACG GAGACGTGTGTGTGCAGCCGCCGTGGAAAACGCTCGCCTCAAAGCACACGAGGTGTGTAACCTGCTAGGACAGGCTTTAGGACGGCCCCTAGCGGTACGGGAGGAGGAGTCTCGGGAGTGGAGGCAAGAAGAGGGCGTGACCAGTACTCCAAGTACTCTACAGGAAAAGGTGGAACAGATGTCGATCACCGCGTCGTCACACGTGTTTGTGACGTTTGAGCTGCGGCCTAAGGACAGTATGAGGAAGAATTGA